In Gossypium hirsutum isolate 1008001.06 chromosome D06, Gossypium_hirsutum_v2.1, whole genome shotgun sequence, one genomic interval encodes:
- the LOC107900348 gene encoding dynein light chain LC6, flagellar outer arm, whose product MLEGKAVIEDTDMPLKMQAGALASASRALDLFEGFDCISIAAYIKKEFDKMYGGGWQCVVGTNFSCFITHFKGTFIYFALGTLNFLVFNPTHSFSC is encoded by the exons ATGCTGGAAGGTAAAGCAGTGATTGAAGACACAGATATGCCATTAAAGATGCAAGCTGGAGCACTGGCATCAGCATCTCGAGCTCTTGATCTCTTTGAAGGTTTTGACTGCATTTCTATTGCTGCATATATTAAAAAG GAATTTGACAAGATGTATGGGGGTGGATGGCAATGCGTGGTGGGTACAAATTTCAGTTGTTTCATCACCCATTTCAAAGGAACTTTCATCTATTTTGCTTTGGGAACTCTCAACTTTCTCGTCTTCAACCCAACCCATTCTTTTTCTTGTTGA